A region from the Oceanidesulfovibrio marinus genome encodes:
- a CDS encoding cytochrome c3 family protein, with the protein MRKTLFYILLPLALVLGASLPGLMAAEVPCEVHIAPDSDAKPLFNEVVFPHDKHADIQCSKCHHMFEGSGSIDSCRMCHMDRDFDFRSETSSYYFAWHGRSDHSCFGCHYDRKNKGEAHGPVKCFNSGCHTLQ; encoded by the coding sequence ATGCGCAAGACGCTATTCTACATTTTGCTCCCTCTGGCCCTTGTTCTGGGGGCTTCTTTGCCCGGGCTGATGGCCGCCGAGGTGCCGTGTGAAGTGCACATCGCTCCTGACAGCGATGCCAAGCCTCTGTTCAACGAAGTGGTTTTCCCGCACGACAAGCACGCCGACATCCAGTGCTCGAAGTGCCATCACATGTTCGAGGGCTCCGGCTCCATCGACTCCTGTCGTATGTGCCACATGGACCGCGACTTCGACTTCCGCTCCGAGACGTCGTCCTACTACTTTGCCTGGCACGGCCGCTCCGATCACTCCTGTTTCGGCTGCCACTACGACAGGAAGAACAAGGGCGAGGCCCACGGCCCGGTCAAGTGCTTCAACTCGGGCTGCCATACGCTCCAGTAA